GAAGATTCCCTTGATGTGACGCTGATCAGGAGCGTCGGCTGGCTGTCCCGTGATGATTTACGGACACGTGGCGGGGGAGCGGGACCAAATATGGAAACGCCGGATGCCCAGTGTATCGGCACGTATACCTTCCGCGCATCATTTGAATTCCACCCCCAAAAGAGTATGGGGCGCGTGGCGACGGAAGCCCACTTGTTCCGTGTTCCCCCACGGATCTATCCCGGTGAAGCGAAGGGAATCGGTCGTTTAGTAGAGATCGATAATGAAGAGGTACAGTGGAGTTCCCTTAGAAGAGTAGAGGATGGAGTGGAGCTGCGTCTATGGAATCCGACGGAACAGGAACAGCCGTTTAGTTTAACCCCACGTGGTGAGCGAGTGAACTTTCTGCGTGAACCTGTCCTCAATGGCAGGGATACATTGAAACCGAAGGAAATCGCTACTTACCTCATAAAAGGAGGAAACAAGCATGAATAGAAAGATTGCCCTCCTGCCTGTGGATGGGAGACCGGTAACAAGGGAGCTTCCAAGGCAGATCGCCTCGATCGGCAATTGGGAAGTATTGCTTCCGTCTAAAGATCTCCTGGGCTTTTTGAAGAACCCCGGAGATATCGAGGCTTTGAAAAAGTGGATCTGGGAAGTGGCTCCCGATGTGGATGGATTTGTCCTTTCCGTTGACATGCTCGGATATGGAGGACTGGTTCCTTCCCGTGTTTGTACCGACGGAGAGGAGACCATCAAGCAGCGCATCAGGATCCTTCGCTCATTAAAAGAAAAGTATCCCGGCAAAGCCCTGATGGCGTTCAGCTCCACCATGAGGATCTCCAATAACTACGTCAATGAGGAAGAGAAGGAATACTGGAGTGATTACGGAGTCGAGCTTTGGGAGTATTCCTTCCATATTCACCGGTTTGAGAAAACGGGGTGTGAGGAATCCAATCGAAATGTACAGAATCTCAGGAGTCGGATCCCTTCAGAGGTGCTGGAAGACTACTTATCAACGAGACTGAAAAACTATCGTGTAAACGTTTCCCTTTTGGATATGGTGGAAGATCGAACACTTGATGTACTGGTATTCCCGCAGGATGATACGTCCGAGTATGGCTTGAATATCGGGGAGCAGGAAGACCTTTCAAGGAAGGTATTTGAACGGGAGTTATTTCAGGGTGTATTCATTTATCCGGGAGCGGATGAAGTGGCCAATACCCTTGTGGCAAAGATGATCTATCAGCTTGAAAATGTCCCGTTCCCGACGTTTTTTCCGATATACAGTGGTGAAACGGGTGCGTTATCGACGGCCATGTATGAAGACCGGCCGATCTGTGAATCGGTGAAGGGACAGATCTTTGCCTTTGGCGGGTACACGGTTAATCACCCGGGGGAAGCGGATATTGTGTTTGCCGCCAATGTACCGGGGAAGCGACAGGGAGATCTTGCCCTGCAAAAATACCTGGGGGAAGTCGACACCCCTGATCGGAATATAGGGGAGTGGATCAAGCGCATCTCTCATTATCTTCGTCAGGATAAGCTTGTGGCGGTGGCAGATACAGCCTATGCGAACGGAGTCGATGTTCGTATGCTGCCG
The DNA window shown above is from Rossellomorea vietnamensis and carries:
- a CDS encoding DUF4127 family protein; translation: MNRKIALLPVDGRPVTRELPRQIASIGNWEVLLPSKDLLGFLKNPGDIEALKKWIWEVAPDVDGFVLSVDMLGYGGLVPSRVCTDGEETIKQRIRILRSLKEKYPGKALMAFSSTMRISNNYVNEEEKEYWSDYGVELWEYSFHIHRFEKTGCEESNRNVQNLRSRIPSEVLEDYLSTRLKNYRVNVSLLDMVEDRTLDVLVFPQDDTSEYGLNIGEQEDLSRKVFERELFQGVFIYPGADEVANTLVAKMIYQLENVPFPTFFPIYSGETGALSTAMYEDRPICESVKGQIFAFGGYTVNHPGEADIVFAANVPGKRQGDLALQKYLGEVDTPDRNIGEWIKRISHYLRQDKLVAVADTAYANGVDVRMLPELLSEVKVSELAGFAGWNTAGNTLGTVVAQAAMVHLQKQKPSLPEAEVKERLQAEITLRLLDDYVYQSIVRQEVRAVVDESAVSREELLSRVTELFRKEASDFLERYHLHFSLKDIYLPWDRTFEIGIGRGGES